The following are encoded in a window of Pieris napi chromosome 23, ilPieNapi1.2, whole genome shotgun sequence genomic DNA:
- the LOC125061557 gene encoding RNA exonuclease 4-like, whose translation MLISFHDLLIRLLFIIDFVLNTVFRVFVFAYYIFSKLIHQVFNVNMVENNKKLKRNPIGKPNQTIVKRGVIDANWQKLMHLTTFMDKKSEKKEDTDKKESFKGTFRRDRKKKSNQQNNVANNMKTLKLNNKLTELDNDEVDNVKEETRKDKKNKLTKFIAMDCEMVGIGYNGDDHMIARVSLVNKFGDCIYDKFVKPREEVVDYRTSISGVRKEDLLNGEDFIIVQKEVSEILKGRIVVGHSLKTDLSVLFLSHPKKCIRDTSKYKPFRKITKGSTPSLKRLAKEILGIDIQHGEHSSVEDARATMQLYCTVGKTWEQALSEKRGYSRKFVET comes from the exons atgttaatttccTTTCACGACTTACTCATACGGTTGCTATTTATTATCGATTTTGTGCTGAACACTGTTTTCCGTGTTTTCGTGTTTGCttattatatctttagtaAACTTATTCATCAAGTTTTCAATGTAAACATGgtcgaaaataataagaaacttAAAAGGAACCCAATAGGGAAACCTAACCAAACAATTGTTAAAAGAGGTGTTATTGATGCAAATTGGCAAAAACTTATGCATTTAACAACCTTCATGGACAAAAAAAGTGAAAAGAAAGAAGATACGGATAAAAAAGAATCGTTTAAAGGTACATTTCGTCGCGACAGAAAGAAGAAATCTAATCAACAAAACAATGTTGCAAACAACatgaaaactttaaaattgaataataaattaacagaatTGGACAATGATGAAGTAGATAATGTTAAAGAGGAAACTaggaaagataaaaaaaataaactcacTAAGTTTATAGCAATGGATTGTGAGATGGTTGGAATAGGTTACAATGGAGACGATCATATGATAGCTAGAGTATctttagttaataaatttgGTGACTGTATTTACGACAAGTTTGTTAAACCGCGAGAAGAAGTTGTAGACTATAGAACTAGTATAAGTGGAGTTAGAAAAGAGGATTTATTAAATGGTGAAGACTTTATAATAGTACAAAAAGAAGTTTCTGAGATATTAAAAGGACGCATTGTAGTAGGCCATTCACTCAAGACTGATTTAAGTGTGCTATTCTTATCACATCCTAAGAAATGTATAAGAGACACATCAAAATATAAACCATTTAGAAAG ATCACTAAAGGCAGCACACCGTCCCTCAAACGTCTAGCGAAAGAAATACTAGGTATAGATATTCAACATGGGGAACACAGCTCTGTTGAGGATGCCCGAGCTACGATGCAGCTCTACTGCACAGTTGGCAAAACCTGGGAGCAAGCTTTAAGTGAAAAAAGGGGATATAGTCGTAAATTTGTtgagacataa
- the LOC125061238 gene encoding UDP-N-acetylhexosamine pyrophosphorylase has product MSFENLKDYVSAHGQEHLIKYWPELNDNEREQLAGEIRKLDLAEMNETFHRANETPKVILEKLDDELKPIPQTHYEAVPSLTEEKIMEYENIGLQEISDGKVGVLLLAGGQATRLGFGHPKGMYDVGLPSHKTLFQIQAERILRVQQMAEEKTGKFGNITWYIMTSEHTKAPTAKYFKDHSFFGLNEGNIVYFKQGTLPCFDFEGKILLDEKHHIASAPDGNGGLYHALKSQGILEDIKKRGIQHLHGHSVDNILIKVADPVFIGYCKSKNADCAAKVVQKSSPSEAVGVVCRVNGHYKVVEYSELTDEAANRRNQDGRLTFSAGNICNHYFSADFLLKISDFERKLKLHVAKKKIPYVNDGIKIKPTEPNGIKMEKFIFDVFEFAENFICLEVARDVEFSALKNADSAKKDCPSTAREDLLTLHRKYIREAGGIITDDIDVEISPLLSYGGENLREFVENEVFTISPFHLSGIHESNGYRNGNH; this is encoded by the coding sequence ATGTCGTTCGAAAATCTTAAGGATTATGTGAGTGCCCATGGTCAAGAACACCTTATCAAGTATTGGCCGGAACTTAATGATAATGAGCGGGAACAGTTGGCGGGAGAGATCCGGAAGTTAGATCTGGCGGAAATGAATGAAACTTTCCACAGAGCGAACGAAACTCCAAAAGTAATATTGGAAAAATTAGATGACGAATTAAAACCTATTCCACAAACACACTATGAAGCTGTTCCCAGCTTAACTGAGGAAAAAATTATGGAGTATGAAAATATAGGTTTACAAGAGATTTCTGATGGAAAAGTTGGTGTATTGCTTCTCGCGGGCGGGCAAGCTACAAGGCTTGGATTTGGACACCCTAAAGGCATGTATGATGTTGGTTTACCATCACACAAAACCCTGTTTCAAATCCAAGCAGAAAGAATTCTTCGTGTGCAGCAAATGGCAGAAGAAAAAACAGGCAAATTTGGTAATATTACTTGGTATATTATGACTTCTGAGCATACAAAAGCTCCTACAGCGAAATACTTCAAAGATCATTCCTTCTTTGGCTTAAATGAAGGAAACATAGTATACTTTAAGCAGGGTACACTTCCCTGTTTTGATTTTGAAGGAAAAATTCTACTTGATGAAAAACATCATATTGCCTCTGCTCCAGATGGAAATGGAGGCCTTTACCATGCATTGAAAAGTCAAGGCATTCTAGAAGATATCAAAAAGCGTGGTATCCAGCACTTACATGGTCACTCTGTAGATAACATTCTAATTAAAGTGGCAGATCCAGTATTTATTGGTTATTGTAAGAGTAAAAATGCTGATTGTGCTGCTAAAGTTGTTCAGAAATCTTCACCAAGTGAAGCAGTTGGTGTGGTATGTAGAGTGAATGGACATTATAAAGTGGTGGAATACTCTGAGTTGACTGATGAAGCTGCAAACAGACGAAACCAGGATGGACGCCTAACATTCTCTGCTGGAAACATATGCAACCATTATTTCTCAGCTGATTTTCTTCTAAAAATTTCAGACTTTGAACGGAAACTAAAGCTCCATGTtgcaaaaaagaaaataccaTATGTTAATgatggaataaaaataaaaccaactGAACCAAACGGTATTAAAATGGAAAAGTTCATATTTGATGTGTTTGAATTTGCTGAGAATTTCATTTGCTTAGAAGTGGCTAGAGATGTTGAATTTTCAGCTTTGAAAAATGCAGATTCAGCAAAGAAAGATTGCCCATCAACTGCTCGGGAAGACTTATTGACGCTTCACAGGAAATATATCAGGGAAGCAGGTGGGATTATAACTGATGATATTGACGTTGAAATTTCTCCCCTACTTTCCTATGGAGGAGAAAATTTGAGGGAGTTTGTTGAAAATGAAGTGTTCACAATTTCACCATTCCATTTAAGCGGTATTCATGAAAGTAATGGTTATCGAAACGGCAATCATTAA